The Apis cerana isolate GH-2021 linkage group LG12, AcerK_1.0, whole genome shotgun sequence genome window below encodes:
- the LOC108004198 gene encoding ankyrin repeat domain-containing protein 50 isoform X8, which produces MAAPVIEKKRFFCREWAFTKLSHCLEQRPASKTCGVLVVGGPGSGKTAFSAELAWPSAGANARHQRSLNRRLLARHFCQARSEASLSPAQFVRSLVAQLLQPGSDGIHRVSSSSPIPGSTTTTNATTVPLTSREMVAEAYAEKLRTDPEIQAALQPDVLDRDPDDALKKALLFPLLELEPPKNCLFLLVDSIDEGQTLDLPQTGTRDSRRENDNVSRTIAELLANHHHLFPQWLLLVCTARRQSKPISRMFSGFRKIPLDDLRKSLVVRDIQQYILARLDQEDALRQHISRDTAEMLNQLHIKSNGCFLYLEKVLDGVAENFIVLREVREIPGTLNGLYLWLCQRLFSRKQFAKVQPLLNVILAAKLPITQEILYKCVKTACTSITIEDFNRRLHLLRRVISVSRAGALMLFHHSFAEWLLDVKHCTQKYLCSAIEGHAMLAAYYTLRGPELNADEICVLGQHLQRAITSIATTNCNLDVHTLQVVWMVGSGAPIEDCYLDSSECILWPRQEVKLLKLLIDAGAKPSEKIVEDDANKDAVSSSQVSQDVSPMDESPSEPLTELLGESGDINQADSCGRTVLHTLAADGNASLLELALATCPQAKLEATDRHGQTPLNLAARHGYADVVRVLLAAGACADHADCDGWTALRAAAWGGHTQVVTILLERGAAVDHQDKDGMTPLLVAAFEGHRDVCELLLEYEADVDHCDATGRTPLWAAASMGHGSVVALLLFWGCYVDSIDNEGRTVLSVAAAQGGTDVVKQLLDRGLDEQHRDNSGWTPLHYAAFEGHIDVCEALLEAGAKIDETDNDGKGALMLAAQEGHAALVERLLEQHGAPIDQHAHDGKTALRLAALEGHYDTVRILLAHNADVNAKDADGRSTLYILALENRLAMARFLLEHARADVESRDSEGRTPLHVSAWQGHVEMVALLLTEGSASVNACDNENRTPLHSAAWQGHAAIVRLLLEHGATPDHTCNQGATALGIAAQEGHEHCVRALLNHGADPSHSDHCGRNAIKVAAKSGHDTVVRLLEEYSANQRSLRPGINGGGSSSATSVTSNSTAETKPSSAILNPLSTQYSPAESPDSTKRRSCVSLGNNSSNSKSSSNLTGSTKSDQGKFNQNSMVNQVVFSETSQRDSGIRYCGWRIVITKKRKSINKFFSFYLSKIKLPHMKK; this is translated from the exons ATGGCCGCACCGGTGATAGAGAAGAAACGATTTTTTTGCCGCGAATGGGCGTTCACCAAATTGTCCCATTGTTTGGAGCAAAGGCCAGCCTCGAAAACCTGCGGTGTTCTGGTCGTCGGTGGTCCAGGAAGCGGGAAAACTGCGTTCAGTGCGGAATTAGCTTGGCCATCGGCCGGTGCCAATGCCAGACATCAAAGATCTTTGAACAGGAGATTATTAGCCAGGCACTTTTGCCAAGCTAGGAGCGAGGCATCCTTGTCACCAGCACAATTCGTCAGATCCCTAGTTGCTCAACTTCTGCAACCCGGTTCGGATGGAATTCATAG GGTGTCTTCGAGCTCTCCAATACCAGGAAGCACAACGACCACCAATGCCACAACAGTACCATTAACATCGAGGGAAATGGTGGCAGAAGCGTACGCGGAAAAGCTTAGAACCGATCCAGAAATACAGGCAGCCTTGCAACCAGATGTTCTTGACAGAGATCCCGATGACGCTTTAAAGAAGGCACTACTATTTCCTCTTCTCGAGTTGGAACCACCAAAAAATTGTCTGTTTCTGTTAGTCGATTCCATCGACGAAGGTCAAACTTTGGATCTCCCACAAACTGGTACCAGAGATTCAAGAAGGGAAAATGATAATGTTAGTAGAACGATTGCTGAATTGTTGGCTAATCATCATCACCTGTTCCCTCAATGGTTACTGTTGGTTTGTACTGCTCGGCGTCAGAGCAAACCGATCTCGAGGATGTTCAGTGGCTTCCGGAAAATCCCTTTGGATGATTTAAGGAAGTCCTTAGTGGTCAGAGACATTCAGCAATATATTCTCGCTCGGTTAGATCAAGAAGATGCGCTCAG GCAGCACATCTCGCGCGACACAGCCGAGATGCTAAACCAGCTGCACATCAAGAGCAATGGCTGTTTCCTGTACCTAGAAAAAGTTCTCGACGGCGTGGCCGAGAACTTTATCGTGCTACGCGAGGTTCGCGAGATACCAGGCACTCTGAACGGTCTCTACCTATGGCTGTGTCAAAGACTCTTCAGTAGAAAGCAATTTGCCAAAGTTCAACCTTTGCTAAACGTGATACTGGCCGCGAAACTACCAATCACACAAGAGATACTCTACAAATGCGTAAAAACAGCATGCACGAGTATCACCATAGAAGACTTCAATCGACGTTTGCACCTTTTACGCAGAGTCATCTCTGTCTCTCGTGCAGGAGCGTTAATGTTATTCCATCATAGTTTCGCAGAATGGTTGCTGGACGTAAAACATTGCAcgcagaaatatttatgttccGCTATTGAGGGTCACGCAATGCTGGCCGCTTATTATACTCTTCGTGGACCGGAATTAAACGCTGACGAGATCTGCGTGTTAGGACAACATCTGCAACGAGCCATAACAAGTATAGCTACTACAAATTGTAATCTGGATGTGCATACGCTTCAAGTGGTTTGGATGGTAGGCAGTGGAGCGCCTATAGAAGACTGTTACCTGGATAGTTCTGAATGTATTCTCTGGCCCAGGCAAGAGGTGAAATTGTTGAAGTTGTTGATTGATGCCGGAGCCAAACCATCCGAGAAAATTGTCGAAGATGATGCCAATAAGGATGCTGTCTCTTCTAgtcaa GTTTCGCAAGATGTAAGCCCTATGGATGAATCTCCCAGCGAACCATTAACGGAACTACTCGGCGAAAGCGGGGACATCAATCAAGCTGATTCTTGCGGACGAACAGTACTGCACACGCTTGCTGCAGATGGTAATGCATCTCTGCTGGAGCTGGCTCTAGCGACGTGTCCACAG gCAAAGTTGGAAGCTACTGATCGTCACGGTCAAACACCTTTGAATCTTGCTGCCAGGCATGGTTATGCGGATGTGGTACGAGTTTTGTTGGCTGCTGGGGCTTGTGCAGATCATGCTGACTGCGATGGATGGACAGCTCTCAGGGCTGCTGCCTGGGGTGGACATACTCag GTAGTTACGATTCTATTGGAAAGAGGAGCTGCAGTCGATCATCAAGATAAGGATGGTATGACACCATTGTTAGTGGCTGCATTCGAAGGACATAGAGACGTTTGTGAATTATTGTTGGAATACGAGGCAGATGTAGATCATTGCGATGCTACAGGTCGCACACCTTTATGGGCAGCTGCTAGCATGGGCCATGGATCAGTGGTTGCTCTTCTCTTATTCTGGGGATGTTACGTTGATAGCATTGATAACGAGGGCAGGACAGTTTTGAGTGTAGCTGCTGCTCAAGGTGGCACAGATGtagtaaaacaattattagatcgag gcTTAGATGAACAACATAGAGACAATTCAGGTTGGACACCCTTACATTATGCAGCATTTGAAGGTCACATCGATGTTTGTGAAGCATTACTAGAAGCAGGAGCCAAAATTGATGAAACTGACAATGATGGAAAAGGTGCACTAATGTTGGCTGCACAAGAAGGACACGCTGCATTAGTTGAAAGATTGTTAGAACAGCATGGAGCGCCAATTGATCAACATGCTCATGATGGAAAAACTGCTCTCAG ACTTGCAGCTTTGGAAGGTCATTATGATACTGTTAGGATACTATTAGCTCATAATGCAGATGTGAATGCAAAAGATGCTGATGGAAGAAGCACTCTTTATATTCTTGCTCTAGAGAACAGATTGGCAATGGCACGATTTTTGTTGGAGCATGCCCGAGCAGATGTAGAAAGCAGGGATTCAgaa gGACGAACTCCTCTGCATGTAAGTGCTTGGCAGGGACATGTCGAAATGGTAGCTTTGTTATTAACAGAAGGTAGTGCCAGTGTAAATGCTTGTGACAATGAGAATAGAACTCCTTTACATTCTGCAGCCTGGCAAGGTCATGCAGCCATTGTCAGATTGCTCCTTGAACATGGAGCAACTCCTGATCATACTTGTAATCAAGGAGCAACAGCTTTAg gTATCGCTGCACAAGAAGGTCATGAACACTGTGTACGAGCACTTTTAAATCACGGTGCTGATCCCAGCCACTCTGATCATTGTGGTCGAAATGCTATCAAAGTGGCTGCCAAAAGTGGCCACGACACAGTAGTAAGACTGCTCGAGGAATATTCGGCTAATCAACGAAGTCTAAGGCCTGGCATCAATGgag gTGGAAGTAGTAGTGCTACTTCAGTAACATCAAATTCGACAGCAGAAACAAAACCATCATCTGCAATTTTGAATCCCCTTTCAACTCAATACAGTCCGGCAGAGTCGCCGGATTCgacaaaaagaagaagttgCGTATCTCTGGGAAATAATTCCAGCAATAGTAAATCTAGTAGCAACCTGACTGGTAGCACAAAAAGCGATCAgggaaaatttaatcagaaCTCGATGGTGAATCAG gTTGTATTCTCAGAAACATCTCAGCGGGATTCTGGAATCCGTTATTGCGGCTGGCGAATCGTAATCACCAAAAAGCGGaagtcaataaataaatttttctctttttatttgagCAAAATCAAATTACCTCAcatgaaaaaatag
- the LOC108004198 gene encoding ankyrin repeat domain-containing protein 50 isoform X6 has protein sequence MAAPVIEKKRFFCREWAFTKLSHCLEQRPASKTCGVLVVGGPGSGKTAFSAELAWPSAGANARHQRSLNRRLLARHFCQARSEASLSPAQFVRSLVAQLLQPGSDGIHRVSSSSPIPGSTTTTNATTVPLTSREMVAEAYAEKLRTDPEIQAALQPDVLDRDPDDALKKALLFPLLELEPPKNCLFLLVDSIDEGQTLDLPQTGTRDSRRENDNVSRTIAELLANHHHLFPQWLLLVCTARRQSKPISRMFSGFRKIPLDDLRKSLVVRDIQQYILARLDQEDALRQHISRDTAEMLNQLHIKSNGCFLYLEKVLDGVAENFIVLREVREIPGTLNGLYLWLCQRLFSRKQFAKVQPLLNVILAAKLPITQEILYKCVKTACTSITIEDFNRRLHLLRRVISVSRAGALMLFHHSFAEWLLDVKHCTQKYLCSAIEGHAMLAAYYTLRGPELNADEICVLGQHLQRAITSIATTNCNLDVHTLQVVWMVGSGAPIEDCYLDSSECILWPRQEVKLLKLLIDAGAKPSEKIVEDDANKDAVSSSQVSQDVSPMDESPSEPLTELLGESGDINQADSCGRTVLHTLAADGNASLLELALATCPQAKLEATDRHGQTPLNLAARHGYADVVRVLLAAGACADHADCDGWTALRAAAWGGHTQVVEMLLEHGAMVDCADWDQRTALRAAAWGGHEDIVKALLQHGADVNRTDDEGRTALIAAAYMGHSEIVEHLLDFGAEIDHADNDGRTALSVAALCVPSNHGYAKVVTILLERGAAVDHQDKDGMTPLLVAAFEGHRDVCELLLEYEADVDHCDATGRTPLWAAASMGHGSVVALLLFWGCYVDSIDNEGRTVLSVAAAQGGTDVVKQLLDRGLDEQHRDNSGWTPLHYAAFEGHIDVCEALLEAGAKIDETDNDGKGALMLAAQEGHAALVERLLEQHGAPIDQHAHDGKTALRLAALEGHYDTVRILLAHNADVNAKDADGRSTLYILALENRLAMARFLLEHARADVESRDSEGRTPLHVSAWQGHVEMVALLLTEGSASVNACDNENRTPLHSAAWQGHAAIVRLLLEHGATPDHTCNQGATALGIAAQEGHEHCVRALLNHGADPSHSDHCGRNAIKVAAKSGHDTVVRLLEEYSANQRSLRPGINGGGSSSATSVTSNSTAETKPSSAILNPLSTQYSPAESPDSTKRRSCVSLGNNSSNSKSSSNLTGSTKSDQGKFNQNSMVNQVVFSETSQRDSGIRYCGWRIVITKKRKSINKFFSFYLSKIKLPHMKK, from the exons ATGGCCGCACCGGTGATAGAGAAGAAACGATTTTTTTGCCGCGAATGGGCGTTCACCAAATTGTCCCATTGTTTGGAGCAAAGGCCAGCCTCGAAAACCTGCGGTGTTCTGGTCGTCGGTGGTCCAGGAAGCGGGAAAACTGCGTTCAGTGCGGAATTAGCTTGGCCATCGGCCGGTGCCAATGCCAGACATCAAAGATCTTTGAACAGGAGATTATTAGCCAGGCACTTTTGCCAAGCTAGGAGCGAGGCATCCTTGTCACCAGCACAATTCGTCAGATCCCTAGTTGCTCAACTTCTGCAACCCGGTTCGGATGGAATTCATAG GGTGTCTTCGAGCTCTCCAATACCAGGAAGCACAACGACCACCAATGCCACAACAGTACCATTAACATCGAGGGAAATGGTGGCAGAAGCGTACGCGGAAAAGCTTAGAACCGATCCAGAAATACAGGCAGCCTTGCAACCAGATGTTCTTGACAGAGATCCCGATGACGCTTTAAAGAAGGCACTACTATTTCCTCTTCTCGAGTTGGAACCACCAAAAAATTGTCTGTTTCTGTTAGTCGATTCCATCGACGAAGGTCAAACTTTGGATCTCCCACAAACTGGTACCAGAGATTCAAGAAGGGAAAATGATAATGTTAGTAGAACGATTGCTGAATTGTTGGCTAATCATCATCACCTGTTCCCTCAATGGTTACTGTTGGTTTGTACTGCTCGGCGTCAGAGCAAACCGATCTCGAGGATGTTCAGTGGCTTCCGGAAAATCCCTTTGGATGATTTAAGGAAGTCCTTAGTGGTCAGAGACATTCAGCAATATATTCTCGCTCGGTTAGATCAAGAAGATGCGCTCAG GCAGCACATCTCGCGCGACACAGCCGAGATGCTAAACCAGCTGCACATCAAGAGCAATGGCTGTTTCCTGTACCTAGAAAAAGTTCTCGACGGCGTGGCCGAGAACTTTATCGTGCTACGCGAGGTTCGCGAGATACCAGGCACTCTGAACGGTCTCTACCTATGGCTGTGTCAAAGACTCTTCAGTAGAAAGCAATTTGCCAAAGTTCAACCTTTGCTAAACGTGATACTGGCCGCGAAACTACCAATCACACAAGAGATACTCTACAAATGCGTAAAAACAGCATGCACGAGTATCACCATAGAAGACTTCAATCGACGTTTGCACCTTTTACGCAGAGTCATCTCTGTCTCTCGTGCAGGAGCGTTAATGTTATTCCATCATAGTTTCGCAGAATGGTTGCTGGACGTAAAACATTGCAcgcagaaatatttatgttccGCTATTGAGGGTCACGCAATGCTGGCCGCTTATTATACTCTTCGTGGACCGGAATTAAACGCTGACGAGATCTGCGTGTTAGGACAACATCTGCAACGAGCCATAACAAGTATAGCTACTACAAATTGTAATCTGGATGTGCATACGCTTCAAGTGGTTTGGATGGTAGGCAGTGGAGCGCCTATAGAAGACTGTTACCTGGATAGTTCTGAATGTATTCTCTGGCCCAGGCAAGAGGTGAAATTGTTGAAGTTGTTGATTGATGCCGGAGCCAAACCATCCGAGAAAATTGTCGAAGATGATGCCAATAAGGATGCTGTCTCTTCTAgtcaa GTTTCGCAAGATGTAAGCCCTATGGATGAATCTCCCAGCGAACCATTAACGGAACTACTCGGCGAAAGCGGGGACATCAATCAAGCTGATTCTTGCGGACGAACAGTACTGCACACGCTTGCTGCAGATGGTAATGCATCTCTGCTGGAGCTGGCTCTAGCGACGTGTCCACAG gCAAAGTTGGAAGCTACTGATCGTCACGGTCAAACACCTTTGAATCTTGCTGCCAGGCATGGTTATGCGGATGTGGTACGAGTTTTGTTGGCTGCTGGGGCTTGTGCAGATCATGCTGACTGCGATGGATGGACAGCTCTCAGGGCTGCTGCCTGGGGTGGACATACTCag gtaGTCGAAATGCTGCTGGAGCACGGAGCAATGGTGGATTGCGCCGATTGGGATCAACGAACCGCGCTCAGAGCAGCCGCTTGGGGTGGCCACGAGGACATCGTTAAAGCGCTTCTCCAGCATGGCGCCGACGTGAACAGAACAGATGACGAGGGTAGAACCGCCTTAATTGCCGCTGCTTACATGGGTCACAGCGAGATCGTCGAACATCTTCTAGACTTTGGCGCGGAGATCGATCATGCCGATAATGATGGAAGGACTGCACTCAGCGTCGCTGCCCTCTGTGTCCCTTCCAATCATGGCTATGCAAAA GTAGTTACGATTCTATTGGAAAGAGGAGCTGCAGTCGATCATCAAGATAAGGATGGTATGACACCATTGTTAGTGGCTGCATTCGAAGGACATAGAGACGTTTGTGAATTATTGTTGGAATACGAGGCAGATGTAGATCATTGCGATGCTACAGGTCGCACACCTTTATGGGCAGCTGCTAGCATGGGCCATGGATCAGTGGTTGCTCTTCTCTTATTCTGGGGATGTTACGTTGATAGCATTGATAACGAGGGCAGGACAGTTTTGAGTGTAGCTGCTGCTCAAGGTGGCACAGATGtagtaaaacaattattagatcgag gcTTAGATGAACAACATAGAGACAATTCAGGTTGGACACCCTTACATTATGCAGCATTTGAAGGTCACATCGATGTTTGTGAAGCATTACTAGAAGCAGGAGCCAAAATTGATGAAACTGACAATGATGGAAAAGGTGCACTAATGTTGGCTGCACAAGAAGGACACGCTGCATTAGTTGAAAGATTGTTAGAACAGCATGGAGCGCCAATTGATCAACATGCTCATGATGGAAAAACTGCTCTCAG ACTTGCAGCTTTGGAAGGTCATTATGATACTGTTAGGATACTATTAGCTCATAATGCAGATGTGAATGCAAAAGATGCTGATGGAAGAAGCACTCTTTATATTCTTGCTCTAGAGAACAGATTGGCAATGGCACGATTTTTGTTGGAGCATGCCCGAGCAGATGTAGAAAGCAGGGATTCAgaa gGACGAACTCCTCTGCATGTAAGTGCTTGGCAGGGACATGTCGAAATGGTAGCTTTGTTATTAACAGAAGGTAGTGCCAGTGTAAATGCTTGTGACAATGAGAATAGAACTCCTTTACATTCTGCAGCCTGGCAAGGTCATGCAGCCATTGTCAGATTGCTCCTTGAACATGGAGCAACTCCTGATCATACTTGTAATCAAGGAGCAACAGCTTTAg gTATCGCTGCACAAGAAGGTCATGAACACTGTGTACGAGCACTTTTAAATCACGGTGCTGATCCCAGCCACTCTGATCATTGTGGTCGAAATGCTATCAAAGTGGCTGCCAAAAGTGGCCACGACACAGTAGTAAGACTGCTCGAGGAATATTCGGCTAATCAACGAAGTCTAAGGCCTGGCATCAATGgag gTGGAAGTAGTAGTGCTACTTCAGTAACATCAAATTCGACAGCAGAAACAAAACCATCATCTGCAATTTTGAATCCCCTTTCAACTCAATACAGTCCGGCAGAGTCGCCGGATTCgacaaaaagaagaagttgCGTATCTCTGGGAAATAATTCCAGCAATAGTAAATCTAGTAGCAACCTGACTGGTAGCACAAAAAGCGATCAgggaaaatttaatcagaaCTCGATGGTGAATCAG gTTGTATTCTCAGAAACATCTCAGCGGGATTCTGGAATCCGTTATTGCGGCTGGCGAATCGTAATCACCAAAAAGCGGaagtcaataaataaatttttctctttttatttgagCAAAATCAAATTACCTCAcatgaaaaaatag